A region of Massilia sp. KIM DNA encodes the following proteins:
- a CDS encoding NADH-quinone oxidoreductase subunit C — protein MTTKLETLQLALRNALGEGATITSALGEVTVVVKAADYLQAMQTLRDDAALRFEELIDLCGVDYSQYGEGTWEGPRFAVTTHLLSIEHNWRVRVRVFCPDDEMPLVESVTGIWRAANWYEREAFDLYGILFDGHGDLRRILTDYGFIGHPFRKDFPISGYVEMRYDPEQKRVIYQPVTIEPRENIPRVIREETYGTSK, from the coding sequence ATGACGACAAAACTCGAGACCCTCCAACTCGCCCTGCGCAACGCGCTGGGCGAGGGCGCCACGATCACCTCGGCGCTGGGCGAAGTAACGGTGGTGGTGAAGGCGGCCGACTATCTCCAGGCCATGCAGACCCTGCGCGACGACGCGGCGCTGCGCTTCGAAGAACTGATCGACCTCTGCGGCGTCGACTACTCGCAATACGGCGAGGGCACCTGGGAAGGCCCGCGTTTCGCGGTCACCACCCACCTGCTGTCGATCGAGCACAACTGGCGCGTGCGCGTGCGCGTGTTCTGCCCGGACGACGAGATGCCCCTGGTGGAATCGGTCACCGGTATCTGGCGCGCCGCCAACTGGTACGAGCGCGAAGCCTTCGACCTGTACGGCATCCTGTTCGACGGCCACGGCGACCTGCGCCGCATCCTGACCGACTACGGCTTCATCGGCCACCCGTTCCGCAAGGACTTCCCGATCTCGGGCTATGTCGAAATGCGCTACGACCCCGAACAGAAACGCGTCATCTACCAACCCGTGACGATCGAGCCGCGCGAAAACATCCCGCGCGTGATCCGCGAAGAAACCTACGGGACGTCGAAATAA